In Bubalus bubalis isolate 160015118507 breed Murrah chromosome 3, NDDB_SH_1, whole genome shotgun sequence, a genomic segment contains:
- the TAX1BP3 gene encoding tax1-binding protein 3 isoform X2, which produces MSYVPGQPVTAVVQRVEIHKLRQGENLILGFSIGGGIDQDPSQNPFSEDKTDKVNGWDMTMVTHDQARKRLTKRSEEVVRLLVTRQSLQKTVQQSMLS; this is translated from the exons ATGTCCTACGTCCCGGGCCAGCCGGTCACCGCCGTGGTG CAAAGAGTTGAAATTCACAAGCTGCGTCAAGGTGAGAACTTAATTCTGGGCTTCAGCATTGGAGGCGGAATTGACCAGGATCCCTCCCAGAACCCTTTCTCAGAAGATAAGACAGACAAG GTGAACGGCTGGGACATGACCATGGTCACACATGACCAGGCCCGGAAGCGGCTCACCAAGCGCTCGGAGGAGGTGGTGCGTCTGCTGGTGACGCGGCAGTCGCTGCAGAAGACCGTGCAGCAGTCCATGCTGTCCTAG
- the CTNS gene encoding cystinosin, with translation MIRRWLVIFILFPLQLIEKCESTVAFSVPPIVKLEKGSSTSVSISLPRPLNETLVITFEITFRSKNITILQLPDEVVVPPGTTNSSFRVTSQSVGQVTTYLHGNHSNQTSPRIRFLVIHSNIVSIINQVIGWIYFVAWSVSFYPQVITNWRRKSVVGLSFDFVVLNLMGFVAYSVFNIGLFWVPSIKEQFLLKYPNGVNPVDSNDVFFSLHAVALTLVVIGQCLLYERGNQRVSWLAISFLVLSWLFTLIALIMAAVGATTWLQFLFCFSYIKLAVTLVKYFPQAYMNFHYKSTEGWSIGNVLLDFTGGSFSLLQMFLQSYNNDQWTLIFGDPTKFGLGIFSIIFDVVFFIQHFCLYRKKPGLQAAHRASGNRPRQD, from the exons ATGATAAGGAGGTGGCtggttatttttatccttttcccCCTGCAGCTCATAGAGAAATGTG AGTCAACAGTTGCCTTCTCTGTACCTCCCATCGTGAAGCTGGAAAAAGGAAGCTCCACCAGTGTCAGCATCTCCCTCCC GCGCCCTTTAAATGAAACCTTGGTGATCACTTTTGAAATCACATTTCGTTCAAAAAACATTACTATCCTTCAGCTTCCTGATGAA GTCGTGGTGCCTCCTGGAACAACAAATTCCTCTTTTCGAGTGACGTCTCAAAGTGTTGGACAAGTTACCACTTATCTGCATGGAAATCACTCCAACCAGACCAG CCCAAGGATACGCTTCTTGGTGATCCACAGCAACATCGTCAGCATCATAAACCAGGTGATCGGCTGGATCTACTTCGTGGCCTGGTCGGTCTCCTTCTACCCTCAGGTGATCACCAACTGGAGGCGGAAAAG TGTCGTGGGTCTGAGCTTTGACTTTGTGGTCCTCAACCTGATGGGGTTCGTGGCCTACAGCGTATTCAACATCGGCCTCTTCTGGGTGCCTTCCATCAAG gaGCAGTTTCTCCTCAAATACCCCAACGGCGTGAACCCCGTGGACAGCAACGACGTCTTCTTCAGCCTGCACGCGGTCGCCCTCACCCTGGTTGTCATAGGGCAGTGCCTCCTGTACGAG CGAGGCAACCAGCGTGTGTCCTGGCTGGCCATCAGCTTCCTGGTGCTCTCCTGGCTCTTCACACTCATCGCCCTGATCATGGCTGCGGTTGGGGCAACCACGTGGCTGcagtttctcttctgtttctcctACATCAAGCTGGCAGTGACGCTGGTCAAGTATTTTCCACAG GCCTACATGAACTTTCACTACAAAAGCACCGAGGGCTGGAGCATTGGCAACGTGCTTCTGGACTTCACTGGGGGCAGCTTCAGCCTCCTCCAGATGTTCCTGCAGTCCTACAACAATG ACCAGTGGACACTGATCTTCGGAGACCCAACCAAGTTTGGCCTCGGCATCTTTTCCATCATCTTCGATGTTGTCTTCTTCATCCAGCACTTTTGCTTGTACAGAAAGAAACCAGG GCTTCAGGCAGCACACAGGGCTTCTGGCAACCGTCCCAGGCAGGACTGA
- the EMC6 gene encoding ER membrane protein complex subunit 6 translates to MAAVVAKREGPPFISEAAVRGNAAVLDYCRTSVSALSGATAGILGLTGLYGFIFYLLASILLSLLLILKAGRRWNKYFKSRRPLFTGGLIGGLFTYVLFWTFLYGMVHVY, encoded by the coding sequence ATGGCCGCTGTGGTGGCCAAGCGGGAAGGGCCGCCATTCATCAGCGAGGCCGCCGTGCGGGGCAACGCCGCCGTCCTGGATTACTGCCGGACCTCGGTGTCGGCTTTGTCGGGGGCCACGGCCGGCATCCTCGGCCTCACTGGCCTCTACGGCTTCATCTTCTACCTGCTCGCCTCCATCTTGCTCTCCCTGCTTTTAATTCTCAAGGCGGGAAGGAGGTGGAACAAATATTTTAAGTCGCGAAGACCTCTCTTTACAGGGGGTCTCATCGGAGGCCTCTTCACCTACGTCCTGTTCTGGACATTCCTCTACGGCATGGTGCACGTCTACTGA
- the TAX1BP3 gene encoding tax1-binding protein 3 isoform X1 — protein sequence MSYVPGQPVTAVVQRVEIHKLRQGENLILGFSIGGGIDQDPSQNPFSEDKTDKGIYVTRVSEGGPAEIAGLQIGDKIMQVNGWDMTMVTHDQARKRLTKRSEEVVRLLVTRQSLQKTVQQSMLS from the exons ATGTCCTACGTCCCGGGCCAGCCGGTCACCGCCGTGGTG CAAAGAGTTGAAATTCACAAGCTGCGTCAAGGTGAGAACTTAATTCTGGGCTTCAGCATTGGAGGCGGAATTGACCAGGATCCCTCCCAGAACCCTTTCTCAGAAGATAAGACAGACAAG GGCATTTACGTCACACGGGTATCTGAAGGAGGCCCTGCGGAAATTGCTGGGCTGCAGATCGGGGACAAGATCATGCAG GTGAACGGCTGGGACATGACCATGGTCACACATGACCAGGCCCGGAAGCGGCTCACCAAGCGCTCGGAGGAGGTGGTGCGTCTGCTGGTGACGCGGCAGTCGCTGCAGAAGACCGTGCAGCAGTCCATGCTGTCCTAG